From a single Cytophagales bacterium WSM2-2 genomic region:
- a CDS encoding heme-binding protein, with amino-acid sequence MTLGRKILVAVLAVVVIIQFIRPERNISKSEGPNEIQTKYQVPPEVLSILKQSCYDCHSNNTNYPWYANVQPVGWWIQRSHVNDGKRHLNFSEYATYAEKKAKHKFEEIADEVKSGGMPLSSYTWMHHSAVLSPEQAKTLVDWAESLK; translated from the coding sequence ATGACTCTAGGCAGGAAAATCTTGGTAGCAGTTCTGGCGGTTGTGGTTATAATTCAATTTATACGTCCGGAGCGAAACATCTCCAAGTCAGAGGGGCCGAACGAAATTCAGACGAAATATCAAGTACCTCCTGAGGTGCTCTCCATTTTGAAGCAGTCATGTTACGATTGCCACAGCAACAACACCAATTATCCCTGGTATGCCAATGTCCAGCCTGTGGGTTGGTGGATTCAGAGATCACACGTCAATGACGGCAAGCGTCACCTTAATTTTTCCGAGTACGCGACCTACGCTGAAAAAAAAGCAAAACACAAATTCGAAGAAATAGCTGATGAAGTAAAGAGTGGTGGCATGCCACTGAGCTCTTACACCTGGATGCATCACAGTGCCGTACTCTCACCTGAACAGGCGAAGACGTTAGTCGATTGGGCAGAAAGCTTAAAATAG